The Notolabrus celidotus isolate fNotCel1 unplaced genomic scaffold, fNotCel1.pri scaffold_208_arrow_ctg1, whole genome shotgun sequence DNA segment ctctctctctccctctctctctgctatcatctctctccatctctcctctctcccccccctctctctccctctcttctccctctctccctctctctcccctccctctccctctctctctccttctctctctctctctctctctctcactctctctctccctctctccctcctctctctctctctccctctctctctctctatccctctctctctccctctccctctctctccctctctatctctatccctctctccctctctctctctctccctctctctccctctccctctctccctctctctctctgttactctCCTGATTACTTCAGGTCACCTGCTGTACCTGACGCTGTGTTGGCTCTTTCACCACACTGCTTTCACTCTGAGTACCTGGCATCAAACACGACACGTGTTCCCTCCATGAACGACATAATCCCTCCGATCTCTGAGACGTCCAGTCACCACACGGGGTTTTCTCAATAAAGCCctttcatttcaaaacaaaagccccctttttctgtttctgagcTCTGAACCCTGAACCACTGAAACCAGGTGCTCCACTAAAACCAAGACCGGCAGACAGTGACTAGGTGCTCCACAATAACCAAGACAGGCAGACAGCGACAAAGTCTTCCACTAAAACCAAGACCAGCAGACAGAGACCAAATGCTCCACTAAAACCAGGACCACAAGGACAGAGGCAAAAACCAAGACCAGGAGAAAGAGACAATGTCctacactaaaacaaaggggaacAGGGACAATGTCTGCACATGTCTCTGTTGTACCCTTAATGTCTCTCCGTCCTCCGTCGTGCCCTTACGATCTCTGTCCTCAGTCATGCCCTTAACATCTCTCTGTCCTTCTTCTTGCCCTTAGCGTCTCTCCGTCCTCCGTCGTGCCCTTAGCGTCTCTGAGTCCTCCTTTGTGCCCTTAACGTCTCCCCGTTCTCTTTCATGCCCTTAACATCTCTCCGTCCTCCTTTGTGCCCTTAACGTCTCCCCGTTCTCTTTCATGCCCTTAACATCTCTCCGTCCTCCTTTGTGCCCTTAACGTCTCCCCGTTCTCTTTCATGCCCTTAACATCTCTCCGTCCTCCTTTGTGCCCTTAACGTCTCCCCGTTCTCTTTCATGCCCATAacatctctccttcctcctttgTGTCCTTAACATCTCTCCGTCCTCCTTTGTGCCCTTAACGTCTCTCCGTCCTCCTTTGTGTCCTTAATGTCTCTCCGTCCTCCTTTGTGCCCTTAACGTCTCTCCGTCCTCCTTTGTGCCCTTAACGTCTCTCCGTCCTCCTTTGTGTCCTTAATGTCTCTCCGTCCTCCTTTGTGCCCTTAATGTCTCTCCGTCCTCCTTTGTGCCCTTAACGTCTCTCCGTCCTCCTTTGTGCCCTTAATGTCTCTCCGTCCTCCTTTGTGCCCTTAACGTCTCTCCGTCCTCCTTTGTGTCCTTAATGTCTCTCCGTCCTCCTTTGTGCCCTTAACGTCTCTCCGTCCTCCTTTGTGTCCTTAATGTCTCTCCGTCCTCCTTTGTGCCCTTAATGTCTCTCCGTCCTCCTTTGTGCCCTTAATGTCTCTCCGTCCTCCTTTGTGCCCTTAacgtctctctgtcctcctttgTGCCCTTAATGTCTCTCCGTCCTCTTTCATGCCCTTAatgtctctctgtcctcctttgTGCCCTTAACGTCCCCACGTTCTCCGTCATGCCCTTAACGTCTCTCCGTCCTCCTTTGTGCCCTTACGGTCTCTCTGTCCTCAGTATTGCCCTTAACGTCTCCCCATTCTCCGTCGTGCCCTTAATGTCTCCCCATTCTCCGTCGTGCCCTTAAtgtctctccttcctctgtcgTGCCCTTAAtgtctctccttcctctgtcgATGTCTCTCTGTTCTCCGTCATGCCCTCAACTACTCTTCGTCCTCCATCGTGCCTTTACGGTCTCCCTGTCCTCTGTCATGTCGTTGacgtctctctgtcctctgtcatgTCGTTGACGTCTCTGTCCTCTATTATGTCGTTGACGTCTCTCCGTCCTCTGTCATGTCGTTGACGTCTCTGTCCTCTATCATGTCGTTGacgtctctgtcctctgtcatgTCGTTGacgtctctgtcctctgtcatgTCGTTGacgtctctctgtcctctgtcatgTCGTTGACGTCTCTGTCCTCTATCATGTCGTTGACGTCTCTGTCCTCTATCATGTCGTTTacgtctctgtcctctgtcatgTCGTTGacgtctctctgtcctctgtcatgCCGTTGacgtctctgtcctctgtcatgTCGTTGacgtctctctgtcctctgtcatgCCGTTGacgtctctgtcctctgtcatgTCGTTGacgtctctctgtcctctgtcatgCCGTTGacgtctctgtcctctgtcatgTCGTTGacgtctctctgtcctctgtcatgCCGTTGacgtctctgtcctctgtcatgTTGTTGacgtctctctgtcctctttcatGTCGTTGacgtctctgtcctctgtcatgTTGTTGacgtctctgtcctctgtcatgTCGTTGacgtctctctgtcctctgtcatgCCGTTGacgtctctctgtcctctgtcatgTCGTTGacgtctctctgtcctctgtcatgTCGTTGacgtctctctgtcctctgtcatgTCGTTGATGTAACACATCAGAGAGTCTGCAGCCGCACCTTAACGAAGCTctgccatcatcatcatcagaacGTCACACTGATCCTGAACAGCCCACTGATGTTCTGACCTCAGAGGCATGTTGGGTGAACACACAGGGGGagctcacagaaacacacactgcttcTGATGATGCCTCCTGAGCCTGGAATCCAGGGGGAGAGGTAAACCTCCCTCTGTAAGGGTCGTGTAAACACCTCCAGGCCGAGCTCCTCAAAGTTTCCAGAGATTTCCCTGAATGTGAAAGTTATAAAGTTTTGTGTGGAGTTCTCTTTAGAGAAAAGCTTcaggaacaaacaaacagacttcTTTCAGAACGGAGAACATCTTTTAAAGAAAGCACTGAAAACAGAAATCCTTCCTACTTCATGTGTTTTATCAAACAGACTCTGACCCTGAGCCAATCATACTGAACCTTTTGTTTGACTTCATGGTATCACGCGTCCTTTCTAAAGAACGCCTCCCTTTGACAAACACTGACCCAACACACTTCTCCTTCAGCTTCCCTGGAAACAGTCTGACACAAAAACCCCGGAGTGTCCCTTTAAACTCAGTCCTTATAGTCTGCCTGCTGTGTGCCTGCCACACACTCAGTCCTGTCTGAGGTCTGATGTGGGCCAAACAGGGCCTCACTCTGACAGACTAAACACAGCAGAGGCCAGCCACGCTGCGTCGCACTCCCATTGGCTTATCACACATTCCTCACCCAATTAGAATTCCACTCATACCTGAGGGGGCGGGGCTAAGTCAGGGCCAAtcactctacacacacacacacagaataaatgCCATTTCTTCTGATAATCAATCGATTGAATGAAgtttttttcaaagaaagaaatgatCCTGAGGTTTCAGCGTCATGAATGTGAGACGTTCTGATTTCTTCAGTCTCTAAAATAATAGAAGTAAGACAGGATGTCATCTTGAGACACTGATACACAGTTTTCCCACTTTGACGTTTCAGCGACCAAAAACCCCACTCTTTGGGTGTTTGCTTGATTTGGAATCAGGAGGAGGACAAGGCGTCTGCCCGGCGGCACAGAGAGGTCATTTCCATTTGAATGGACGCCCCTGGATGCTGAGTGGGGCAACATTAGCTACAGTAGGATCCATTGTTCCAGctgtgtgaggagagagagagagagtcccaCAGATCTGACTTAATGAAGAACCTCATATTCCTCATACATGCTCAGCTTTCCTGGATGAGTTGGATCGGTCACCGGTTTATCCCGCAGCAGCCCGGGGCGTGTCAAGAGCGACAGCACGGTCCCGGTGAATCTGATTGGCCAGCCAAGGTAGTCTCagaaaaactagcatgaatttgaatgtagcatgtcttcaggactccgtctaacccctccccccttcccctcaaagctcctccaaaacgacgcccccccctcacatgcacgagcgccgctgattctcgaccatatgatggtgactgattcaaaaccggtcctcaccaaaacattctcatagtgaaagttaaaaacacaaacaaacatggctgctgttagcactcacaactgtcatgctagcattatccagttgtcctggtgacacaatatcagaagaaaagttataacacatatataacactgtaacagctctcctgtttattaaacatgttcagtgcagaggttcttaattcctacagtgttgacagtcagtgaaggcatcaggagaggtgtagagtgtgtgagcgggagagaggagagacgagaggagaagttcttcattcattcaaacattgattgttgttttgttggttggcgtggtaacggccgacagtgacaggttattaaagatcaacgtgttcaccaatcggctcgtcatccctacagcgtccggacttactaaatgtcattcattcttctgcttgtcagagcccccgtggtgagagctttttagactctgatccggactacagtcctgagcaaagcccctcatggggtcagaggggacaggcccgaggtggagcgagaggggcagtcagtagagtcaggggaagcagaggcaggagacggggactcagagtgaacgccggggacatgtacgctctgcaggaggcgggcagaacggcaggacgggatttgattggttccaTAATttggaccctaatgacggtgattggttggtgttttctaaataaataaagatcattttaaccagtataacaaaaagtggatctaaatctgaacaccaaccccagctttaaagggacATATACGGGGGGTCTGGAGTACTAACTTACTAAAATGTGAATTAAGCCCACCCAGTCCTTAATTAGTGGTCCACTTCAGTCTGATCATTCACAATCAGACGCTCTGTTCAGGATCTGCTCGCCATGTGACGTCACAGTTTGGTCAGGCCCCTGGTACCACAGAACTGATCTGACCCACAGTACAGACAGCGGTTTCATGGAGCTCTTGGTGAACAGTATCCGTGTCTGGCTTTAGATCAGTCTGGTTGTGGATCAGTCTCTAGTTGTGGATCAGTCTCTAGTTGTGGATCAGTCTGTTTGTGGATCAGTCTGTTTGTGGATCAGTCTGTTTGTGGATCAGTCTGGTTGCGGATCAGTCTCTGACTGTGGATCAGTCTGGTTGTAGATCAGTCTCTGAATGTGGATCAGTCTCTGGTTGTGGATATGTCTCTGGTTGTGGATCAGTCTGGTTGTGGATCAGTCTGATTGTGGATCAGTCCCTGGTTGTGGATCAGTCTGGTTGCGGATCAGTCTCTGGTTGTGGATCAGTCTGGTTGTGGGTTAGTCTCTGGTTGTGGATCAGTCTCTGACTGTGGATCAGTCTGGTTGTAGATCAGTCTCTGAATGTGGATCAGTCTCTGGTTGTGGATCAGTCTCTGGTTGTGCATATGTCTCTGGTTGTGGATCAGTCTCTGGTTGTGGATCAGTCTCTGGTTGTGGATCAGTCTCTGGTTGTGGATCAGTCTGGTTGTGGATCAGTCTCTGGTTGTGGATCAGTCTCAGAATGTGGATACGTCTCTGGTTGTGGCTCAGTCTCTGGTTGTGGATCAGTCTCTGGTTGTGGATCAGTCTCTAGCTGTGGATCAGTGTGGTTGTGGATCAGTGTGGTTGTGGATCAGTCTCTGGTTGTGGATCAGTGTGGTTGTGGATCAGTCTCTGGTTGTGGATCAGTTTGGTTGTGGATCAGTCTGGTTGTGGATCAGTCTGAGGTTGCGGATCAGTCCCTGGTTGTGGATCAGTCTCTGAATGTGGATCAGGGTCTGGTTGTGGATCAGGGTCACTCATGAATCCTGCAGCTCACACACAGATCGATACTCAGGGCTAATCTAGGCTAGCATGTCAGTCCTACAGATCCATCGATCTCAGTGAGGCCTGGCTTCGTGTGTGCCTCCTTCTTTGGTTCCCGGTCCCCAGCGTCCTGGTCTGTGTGAGTCCAGGTCCGGGGGAGCGTCAAGGTCTGGGGGAGCTTGACTGACCCGGGTGTAGCTAAGCTAGCCAGAGTTAGCGGTCAGACAGTTCCTGTTAGCTCGCGTTAGCTCAGAGTTAGCCCCCGATAAAGTTACTGACTGTGAAGGGTCGATGTTAGAAATGACCCCAGATCAGCTGCCAGACTGGATCCAGACCGGATCCAGTCTGGATCCGGTCTGGATCCAGGCTGTGAATCCACAATAGACCAGAATCTTCTTTCTGCCTCTCGGTAAATCTGTTAGCATAGAGCTAGCAGGCTAGCAGTGCTGATGTttgtgttacacacacacacacacacacacacacacacaaacaccacacacacacatacacacacacaaataaacatacgcactcacgcacacacacacacacacacacacacacacattcacacacacagacacacagacacatacacactctctctctcaggtatGTTTCGGGTCTGCTCACAGCAACACTGCCCACCTGCGCTGTTAGATACAACACCTGAGCTGAACCATGTTCGGTAAGTGGTCTCGCTTCGTACCTGTCAGGCGGATTTTGATGCTGGACCCGGTCCTCCGAGTCCCTGGATTCGACATCCTCCGGGAGAAACGGTCCCGGACTTCCCTCCGGAGTCTCAGAGTCTCGGTGTCACCGTGAAACGGAGCGCGAGGAGCTTCAGGTCGGAACCATGCGGTCCGGTTCGGTCCCCGTCCCGGTCTACAGAGGATTATTTTACCGCAAAGCGCCGCGCTCCTCTGGACCCGGACCCGCAACACCACACAACATTTTCAGGCAGGCTCAGGCACGTACTGACGTCAGGCACGTGCTGACGTCATGTCACCTTACGTGCGCGCGTTTGGAGAGCGTGAGCGTGCCCGTGAGAACCAGGTTCAGCTCATAGGTTCAGCTGTGTTCATGATATCTCCACATGAAGCCAAACACTCTCAGGTGATCATATTCTTTGTTTATTGGCAGGACAAGAGTTCTCTTCACTGTTGGGAGGAGCTGAAGCTGGGAGGAGCTGAAGCTTGGAGCAGCTGAAGTTGGGAGGAGCTGAAGcttggagcagctgaagcttgGAGCAGTTGAAACTTGGAGCAGTTTAAGCTTGGAACAGTTGAAACTTGGAGCAGCTGAAGTTGGGAGGAGCTGAAGCTTGGAGGGGCTGAAGTTGGGAGGAGCTGAAGCTTGGAGCAGCTGAAGTTGGGAGGAGCTGAAGCTGGGAGCAGCTGATGTTGGGAGAAGTGGAAACTTGGAGAAGCTGAAGTTGGGAGCAGCTGAAGCTTGGAGCAGATTTGTTCAGGGCTGTTATTTATCTGCATTTGGTTTTACATCATTGAAAAAGGCTCATGTGCCTCTTTGACGACTTCAGCTTCCTTGTAAATCATATAAACGTCTGAGCCAGTTGACGGTGGGTTAGGGTTCTTTGGGATGCTTTCTTCTGTGCTGGCTCGGTGCTTAGTGTCCACAGGAGTCCTGTGATGCTCCCGGGACATGAAGTTCAATCAGGGCGCCTGAGAAGAACCGGTCGTTTTTACTTAGGGGAGAAAGAACTGGAATGTTTTCTAAGTTCTGTATATTGCCTTCACTTTTTCTCCAGACCTCATCACTTTGTTCACTTTGCACCGTTACATAAATTCAGAATGTGTAGCAAAACTCTTTTGAAATCTGTTCACTGATATCCTCTTCTTTGTGTCTTTCTATTTCCACAAAGGCTCACCTGCCTCACCTGTCAGTGTAAAGGAGGCAAAGTCAATCTGAGCCAGTATCTGAGGTGGCAAAGAGGCGCATCTGCAAGGACGGGTAAAGTTAGGGAGAATAATTAGTCTGCTTGTGTTCACGCAGCCCACGGAGGCTTTACATAGGCTGTACGTGAATCAGCTGCGTCACAACGCTGCAAAATCTCATCTCAAGGCTGTTAACTCTTACAGAGCATAACACGCCCATGAGCCAAGGCCCGCAACAATCCCAGACGATATGAAAGTCTTGTAAACAAAGGCCTTTAACAGGAATCCCCCGGTTTCCTCTGACCACTAAAGTTCTGGTGAGTGAGACATTAGTCCTCATTTTAATGGAGCAGCTGAAAGTGACTCTGAAGTGCTTCTTCCTGGAACGCTCTGTATGCCAGAAAACAGCAACTGTGAAGAAGGCTTCTCTCTGGTTGTTCCAGCTGTGACGCTCACACAGCCTTAAAAATCAGCAGTTTCCCCAAAACTTCTGTGAAGTGCTTCTGGTCTggtggttttggcgcccccctgtggaccccttcttctctctcagtcactggctgagtctctgtgtgtgtcagtctcttCACTTCTGTGGCTCATATTGAAGCTtcagtcctcacaggagctctgaTGACTACAGGTGCAACAAGAAACAAAAGGCCCCTCTCTCATACATCAACATGGACTTTATTTTCAGATGAACGTTTCACATTTTGTACAAAATCATTAGAAAATGTCTGACACTCCAAAACCCCCACGACTAATCCTTGTTTAGTGGCTTCAGACATCCAGGATTATTAAGGAGCATCCTGGACCGGTCCATCAGCCGGAGCTGATCCACATCAATCCACGGTTCACTCCGCGGCCTGACCCACACACACCATCGCTGAGAGTCAGTCACCTCCCTGATGTTTGGACTAACCAACACCACCATGCATGAGTTCTTACACACGACACATCATTGGTTATGTTTGATTACCAAGTTTTAAAAAGATCATTAATATCAGTGTTTAAAATCAACCAATGACTGCAGGCCGGGGGCGGGGCCGGGTTCACTGAGCCTCAGTTTGGAACAAGAGAGGGACAAATGGAGGCTAATTATGCAGTGTTTGCTAATGTACAtgcccagcacacacacacacacacacgcacacacacacatactttaaTCTGTGAACATGTCTGCCTCATGCCAAAGCTTCAAATGTAGGAGGGATAAAGTTAAGCCAGATGACCcaaaacacagtgtgtgttcgtgtttgtgtgtgtgtgtgtgtgtgtgtgtgtgtgtgtgagagagatgacAGGGTCAGAAAAGATACTAAACACCCTCAGTTAAGATCCAACAGCTGAAGAAGGTTTTATTGACGCAGAAAGATCCTCCTCTCAGAAACCCTGATGCGGGGCGGCGAGGCACTTACACATCACTTTCATTTTACACAGTGCTtgcgtcagtgtgtgtgtgtgtcttcagggGAGACAcagctacatttttttttttgatcaaatgtccaacacacacactcacagatactTGTTTTCACATTGAAGCATGTTTTTAGCGGTTGGCACATGTACATGCAAAGCGTCAGCTCGGCCTGCGAGGCGAaactgagggaggagagggaggaaaagatgTGAACAGACAAACGCACAGAGAGACTCACAGACAGGCTCATGAACACACAGAGCGTTTAAAAACACGCCGTCTCGGATCCTGTCCCCGCCCCCTCCTGTCACATGTTCATAGCAGCACCAGAGGAGCCCTCTGATTGGTGGGTACGGCCGTCCGTTAAGTCAGTCAGTTTCAAGGATGAGTGGCGGTTGCTCGTTCTCCTCATCTAAGCGCAAATCGTTAAGGTCGTCTTCTAGCCCCGCCCCTCCTACGGCGCCCTGTTCTTCGCAGTAACCTAGGTAAGAAGAGTCAAGAGATCAAACAGTGAAACAAACAACTTTTACAAAGTCAACGGTGATGAGAGGACAGATTCTTTCCTGTCCGACGTCACTGCAGCGTCATGGCAAACACTCGCTcctgagagagaggaacaaacacGTCACAGGTGAGCGTCTCCTTACCTTTGGAGACCACAGCACTGTAGGTCTGAGCCACGAGTGGGCGATCATGTGACCCCTGCTCAAGGATCTCATTGGGTGCTTCGGCACTGCCGTCTAACCTGAGATCAACAACAGAGAGCGTCAGGCGGCAGCTGCACAGCATGCACACATCGGTCCCACTCATGATCAACCTGGATaggtgtgtgttacctgtgctGCTTCATGAGTGTGCACTCCCCTCCCTCCTGGGGATCCAGGTTGTACAGGTACAGGTAACCATCAGCTGCTGCCACCAGCAACCGGGGGATCTTCTGGATCCTGAAACCACAAAGATCACATCTGAAAATCTGTTCCTCTCAaaaccacacgcacacacacacacttttcataGTTACTTCCATATTTTACATCTAAATCAGGTCCCTGattaagtgtgagtgtgtgtgtgtgtgtgtgtgtgtgtgtgtgtgtgtgtgtgtgtgtgtgtgtgtgtgtgtgtgtgtgtgtgtactcacaCAGCTAAGGCGCAGATGTTCTTGTGTCCACAGAACGGCAGGCGGACGGTGGCGAAGGCTCGTCCCTGCGTGAACATCTCGGTGACCTGTGAGGGCAGGTAGGTGGTGGAGGCCATCAGGACCTTCCCCAGGTACCCCCCCCACGTGGTGGGCTCCTCCGCTGGCCTGCACACCAACACAGATGTTAGAGGCCGGCGTGTCTCAGCGTCTTTCATGCCGACACACGAGGACACAAAAGGTACCTACACATATTTCTCCTTCTGAGTCTCTAACTTGAAGATGTGGACAGTCTCTGTGTTGCTAGAGGCCGACAGGTACAGTCCTTCCATACTGAACGCCAGTGAGCAGATGCTGACACACCTGgagtcagaaacacacagaggcaaCAGAGAGTCATGGAGGTCCATTCAGGGCTCAGGGATCACGCCTCTGTATTCTGCCTCCTCCTGATGTGCTCTAAAGATACAGAGAACTAACTCCACGTCTCAGTTGTTCCTCTGAGCGCCTGATAAATATACATTCTGCTGTTTCACCCTGACCCCAAAGTCCTCACagaaataaagctgattcttcTTTAATGGCTAAAACTGTAGTCCATGAATCATCAGAGAACCTACCTCTTGACTCCTCTTCGAAACTCAAAGAGCTTCTGTCCCTCTGGGATGGAGAAGACACGAATGACTGTGCCCTGAGAGGAAGTGAGAGACACACATAGGAGAACGGCACTCAAGAGGGAACACATCGACAGAAACACCAAAAGACGCCACAGAGACCAAAGAACCATGCACAGAGCGTCTCTACCTTCTCTGAGGCCGTGGCCAGTTTAGTTCCACTGGCATCGAACGCCAGAGCCGCTAACGGGCTGTCGTGTGCTGGAATCATGTTCGCCGCTCGCTGGGGAAACAAATGCAGATGAGTTAAAGACAAACCGCTTCACGAAGCTGCAGCTGATTCAATGAAACAGAGACAGGAGCCAatatttacttttcattttagCTTCTGTATAAAACTTCCTGAACAGGACAACATCTGTACTGGTGTAAAAACATCTGTACTGGTGTACAAACATCTGTACTGGTGTACAAACATCTGTACTGGTGTACAAACATCTGTACTGGTGTACAAACATCTGTACTGGTGTAATAACAGAACATCTGTACCGGTGTAAAAACATCTGTACCGGTGTAAAAACATCTGTACCGGTGTACAAACATCTGTACCGGTGTAAAAACATCTGTACTGGTGTAATAACAGAGAACATCTGTACTGGTGTAAAAACATCTGTACCGGGGTACAAACATCTGTACAGGTGTAATAACATCTGTACTAGTGTAAAAACATCTGTACAGGTGTATTAACAGAGAACATCTGTACTGGTGTAAAAACATCTATAGGTGTAAAAGCAGAGAATATCTGTACTGGTGTAAAAACATCTGAAGGTTCAAAAGCAGAGAACATCTGTACTGGTGTAAAAACATCTGTGCTGGTGTAAAAACATCTGTAGGTTTAAAAGCAAAGAACATCTGTACTGGTGTAAAAGCAGAGAACAGCTGTACTGGTGTAAAAGCAGAGAACAGCTGTACTGGTGTAAAAGCAGAGAACAGCTGTACTGGTGTAAAAGCAGAGAACAGCTGTACTGGTGTAAAGGCAGAGAACAGCTGTACTGGTGTAAAGGCAGCTGTACTGGTGTAAAGGTAGAGAACAGCTGTACTGGTGTAAAGGCAGCTGTACTGGTGTAAAGGCAGAGAACAGCTGTACTGGTGTAAAGGCAGCTGTACTGGTGTAAAAACTTCTATAGGTGTAAAAGCAGAGAACATCTGTACTGGTGTAAAAACATCTGTGCTGGTGTAAAAACATCTGTAGGTTTATAAAGCAAAGAACATCTGTGCTGGTCTAAAAGCAGAGAACAGCTGTACTGGTGTAAAAGCAGCTGTACTGGTGTAAAAGCAGAGAACAGCTGTACTGGTGTAAAGGCAGCTGTACTGGTGTAAAAGCAGAGAACATCTGTACTGGTGTAAAAACATCTGTAGGTTTAAAAGCAAAGAACATCTGTACTGGTGTAAAAGCAGAGAACAGCTGTACTGGTGTAAAAGCAGCTGTACTGGTGTAAAGGTAGAGAACAGCTGTACTGGTGTAAAAGCAGCTGTACTGGTGTAAAAGCAGCTGTACTGGT contains these protein-coding regions:
- the LOC117809030 gene encoding WD repeat domain phosphoinositide-interacting protein 2-like — protein: MRSGGEQQPYEKQQQSLQAGERHGSVNQVRRSAPQHIRTLHRSCTGPWNRTHEPGHLSGDAGGSQLLFANFNQDNTSLAVGTKSGYKFFSLSSVDKLEQIYECTDTEDVCIVERLFSSSLVAIVSLKAPRKLKVCHFKKGTEICNYSYSNTILAVKLNRQRLIVCLEESLYIHNIRDMKVLHTIRETPPNPSGLCALSISNDNCYLAYPGSTTIGEVQVFDTVNLRAANMIPAHDSPLAALAFDASGTKLATASEKGTVIRVFSIPEGQKLFEFRRGVKRCVSICSLAFSMEGLYLSASSNTETVHIFKLETQKEKYVPAEEPTTWGGYLGKVLMASTTYLPSQVTEMFTQGRAFATVRLPFCGHKNICALAVIQKIPRLLVAAADGYLYLYNLDPQEGGECTLMKQHRLDGSAEAPNEILEQGSHDRPLVAQTYSAVVSKGYCEEQGAVGGAGLEDDLNDLRLDEENEQPPLILETD